One window of the Leptospiraceae bacterium genome contains the following:
- a CDS encoding adenylate/guanylate cyclase domain-containing protein, translating into MKDSARIVQELIKYIPRLILERLEKDTNPIKNSFSESYQCAFMFLDIVEFSTLTEKVVSHYEKGLELIANILSRYFEQLIRVVINADGDIVKFAGDSLFVVWKVENGDPKKLAEAVYTATLCGIEIQKRLFHFPVEEGIFLSVRVGISAGKINAMHVGGAFDRWEFVITGEALASAAKAQKLAKPGEVVLSKRAWKLLEEYQYGFRVENKFKLNVPILEKRLKILSQNPFHEYNLSDKALPIMRNYVPRAIITRIEDGFDSWHTDFLNVTILFIRVGSNRMKVLSKIDKVQEIMKTIQYCIYDQEGSINRFGVDDKGVILLTAFGLPPLIHPNDPERAILASLLIQEKLNAIGYESKMGIATGKVFCGTVGNEIRSEYTMHGTSVNFAARLMQVSDGIVCDETTYLLTRELFRFEAKPPRKFKGKLELVPYYKVLGKA; encoded by the coding sequence ATGAAAGACTCTGCAAGAATTGTCCAGGAACTTATAAAATACATTCCTCGTTTGATCTTAGAACGCTTAGAAAAAGATACAAACCCAATAAAAAATTCATTCTCAGAAAGCTATCAATGTGCTTTCATGTTTTTAGATATCGTAGAATTCAGCACCCTTACCGAAAAAGTAGTTTCTCATTACGAAAAAGGGTTGGAATTGATTGCGAATATTTTATCAAGGTATTTTGAACAGTTGATTCGAGTGGTCATAAATGCAGATGGCGATATTGTCAAATTTGCAGGTGATTCTTTATTCGTTGTTTGGAAAGTAGAAAATGGCGATCCCAAAAAACTTGCTGAAGCAGTTTATACGGCTACTTTGTGTGGAATCGAAATTCAAAAAAGGTTGTTTCATTTTCCTGTTGAAGAGGGAATCTTTCTTTCTGTTAGAGTAGGAATTTCCGCGGGAAAAATCAATGCAATGCACGTTGGAGGAGCTTTTGATCGATGGGAATTTGTTATTACAGGTGAAGCTTTAGCATCAGCCGCAAAAGCCCAAAAACTGGCAAAACCAGGAGAGGTAGTTTTATCAAAAAGAGCATGGAAGTTACTTGAAGAATATCAATATGGCTTCAGAGTTGAAAACAAATTTAAGCTCAATGTTCCTATTTTAGAAAAAAGGTTAAAAATTCTCAGTCAGAATCCTTTTCACGAATATAACCTTTCAGATAAAGCTCTTCCCATCATGCGAAACTATGTTCCAAGAGCTATCATAACGAGAATTGAAGATGGTTTTGATTCATGGCATACCGATTTTTTGAATGTAACGATCTTGTTTATTCGGGTTGGTAGCAATCGAATGAAGGTTCTTTCGAAAATCGACAAAGTGCAAGAAATCATGAAAACCATTCAATACTGTATCTACGATCAAGAAGGAAGTATTAATCGCTTTGGAGTGGATGATAAAGGAGTCATTCTCTTGACGGCATTTGGACTTCCTCCTCTGATACATCCAAATGATCCTGAACGTGCCATCCTGGCATCTCTTTTAATTCAAGAAAAGCTAAATGCAATTGGATATGAAAGCAAAATGGGAATTGCTACAGGAAAAGTTTTCTGTGGAACTGTTGGGAATGAAATCCGAAGTGAGTACACCATGCATGGCACAAGTGTGAATTTTGCAGCAAGACTGATGCAGGTTTCCGATGGTATTGTATGTGATGAAACTACCTATCTTTTAACTCGTGAGCTTTTTCGTTTTGAAGCCAAACCCCCAAGAAAATTCAAAGGAAAACTGGAATTGGTTCCTTATTACAAAGTATTAGGCAAAGCTTGA
- the truD gene encoding tRNA pseudouridine(13) synthase TruD, with the protein MKYVGFLSGKIKVLPEDFLVKEHLRFQPTKNSQNPYFLYVLKKSQWNTLDAIIKIAKQNQLKLKEIQYAGIKDRYGITYQHITSKTPLQWNKESQKKIELELIGKVPNPINAKDILYNEFLITIRNIQEKELPIIEKNAQAIQEQGVINYYDNQRFHSFHKDFGLPLLYALTGDDEKFFYYYLTNTLYHESKEAKDRKYQIRKHWGDWGKCKAISKTTTEKNVFEFLSKHPSKFERCFSFLPKKELELQYSIFQAYVWNQTISLLLKEKLPKNEQVYMKTKMGDLLFVPKLPSLEFTHFPLIHPHYLEDKTYKNHFDLVLNEMEHRYFNSHFVKWDWKRKLNDQYFALKKRKIYIKPQNWEILSIQNDEIYKNKKKLVLKFFLDSGVYATMVLKRLLLRTKQ; encoded by the coding sequence ATGAAATACGTAGGATTCCTTTCAGGAAAGATCAAGGTGCTTCCTGAGGATTTTCTTGTAAAAGAACACCTTCGGTTTCAACCTACGAAAAACTCTCAAAACCCCTATTTTTTGTATGTTTTGAAAAAGTCTCAATGGAATACTTTGGATGCCATCATCAAAATTGCAAAACAAAATCAACTCAAACTAAAAGAAATCCAATATGCAGGGATAAAGGATCGATATGGAATTACATATCAACACATCACATCCAAAACCCCATTGCAATGGAACAAAGAAAGCCAAAAAAAGATTGAATTAGAACTCATCGGCAAGGTTCCCAATCCTATCAATGCAAAAGACATTTTATACAATGAATTTCTGATTACAATCCGAAATATACAAGAAAAAGAACTACCTATTATAGAAAAAAATGCCCAAGCCATCCAAGAACAAGGCGTTATTAATTACTATGACAACCAAAGATTCCATAGCTTTCATAAGGATTTTGGATTACCCTTACTTTACGCTCTAACAGGAGATGACGAAAAATTCTTTTATTACTATTTAACTAACACATTATATCACGAGTCAAAAGAAGCAAAAGACAGGAAATACCAAATACGAAAACACTGGGGGGATTGGGGAAAATGCAAAGCCATTTCCAAAACTACAACCGAAAAAAATGTCTTTGAATTTCTATCAAAACATCCTTCCAAATTCGAAAGGTGTTTTTCTTTTCTACCCAAGAAAGAATTAGAGCTTCAATATTCGATTTTTCAAGCTTATGTTTGGAATCAAACCATCAGCTTATTATTGAAAGAAAAACTACCAAAAAACGAACAAGTATATATGAAAACGAAAATGGGGGATCTCCTCTTCGTTCCAAAACTACCCTCTCTTGAGTTCACTCATTTTCCTCTGATACACCCTCATTATTTAGAAGATAAAACATATAAAAATCATTTTGACTTAGTGCTGAACGAAATGGAACATAGATACTTCAATTCTCATTTCGTAAAGTGGGATTGGAAAAGAAAACTCAACGACCAATATTTTGCACTAAAAAAAAGAAAAATTTATATAAAACCCCAAAACTGGGAAATTTTATCTATCCAAAATGACGAAATTTATAAAAATAAAAAGAAGTTGGTATTGAAGTTTTTCTTAGATTCAGGGGTATATGCTACGATGGTTTTGAAAAGGTTACTATTGAGAACGAAACAATGA